AAGGAAGGGCTGATCCGCTACGGGCGGCAGCGTCTGCCCGATTCCGCCCGCTACATCGCCCAGATCGATGCCGACGTGTTCTTCCAGCGCCCTGACTGGGCACGCGCCACGCTCGACATGCTGCAGGTTCATCGCGTGGGCCAGCCATGGTCCTACTCGGTCGACCTCGGCCCGGATGAAAACCCGGTCGAGGATGAGAACGGCCGTATCATGGACCGTTCCTTCTGCGCCGCCTGGGCTGCGGGTGATATCCGCGTCACCCCAAATGACTATGGCCTGGGTCAGCCCACGCCCGGCTGGATGCTCAAGGGCGGCCGGCGCCGCGACTGGCGCCAGCATTACGGGTATGCATGGGCTTTCCGGGCTGATGTCTATGACGCCATCGGTGGGCTGCCCGACTGGCTGGTGACGGGCTCGGCCGATTACATATCCGCCATGGCCTTTGCCGGACTGCTCGACACATCCGACACCTACCCGTCGCCCAGCTGCACGCGGCGCCTGCAGCAGTTTGCCGCCCTGTGCGATGAGCACGTGCGGCAGGATATCGGCGTGGTGTCCGGCATGCTTTCGCATGGCTTCCACGGCCCCAAGCGCAAGCGGTTCTACCTCGACCGCAAGGATATCCTGCGTGAGGCCGCCTTCGATCCCGATCTCGATCTCGCCTATGACCGCCACGGCCTACCCTACCTGGCGCGCGATAACCGCATCCTGCGCGATGGCCTGCGGCGCCTGTCGGTCATGCGTGATGAAGACGCTAACACCATCTGAAAGGAACGATCCCATGCCCCACAATTATGCTGCCGACAGCACCTTCCAGGATGTCATGGCCCGTCTGGCCGGCACCGGCGCGACCTTCGCCCAGGTCTGGCCCGTGCTTCGCCCCGCCATCCTGTCGGGCCGTGCCCCGACGGTGGACGAATACAGGCCCCTCAATGCCCTGATCCATGAAGCCCATGCCAAGCGGATTGCCAGAAATGAAGCACTCAATGCACCGCACATGCACAGCAAGGTGGGCGACGTGGCAAACTCGGTGGGGGTGGAAGAGGAAGATGAGAAGCCTGCAGATGCCGAGGCAGCCCCCGTACAGCCGACCCAGATCACGGCGGACCATGTCGAGAAAACTCAGAGAGAGGTCCAGACGCCCCCGCCTGAATCAGAAAAGCCGGAGCCTGATGGGGATAAAAAGGCTGAAGAGCCCAAGAACGAATTAACCGACAAACTGGCAGCCGAAGAAAACAAAAAAAGCGGGTAAAAAAGCGGGTAATCACAGATTATGGAGTAAAGATAAGGCGGGGAATATCAGTAATTTATTCCCCGTTTTATATAGCCGTATCGGCAAAATAGGGCGGCCACTGCAGCGCAAGCCCGGTTGCGTCCAGCCTGGCGTAATCCTGTCCGCCAATATGCACGCCGCCTTCCAACACATGCGAAAACGCGCAGACCATGCGGTACAGCGCCAGCAGACCGTATTCGCCATATGAAAGACGCATGCGGTCCACGAGCCACAAAAGGGGCTGATAGAGCATTTCCATCGCCCGGCCCGATGTCGGGGCGGCAAGGCGGTCAGCCTGAGCGCGGTTGCCATGGATCTGCTCCATCACGCTGGCACGCAGTTCACGGTAATGGTCGCGCATCGCACCTGCGGCATCACCGTTGATTTCGAGCAGCTTGGCATCACCATCAAGCGGCAGGGTCAGGGCGGCTGATGCACCGCCAGTGCTGGTGGGCGTGCCATCGGCATAAGGGTCCGGCCCCGCGCGGATGACAAGCCGGGGGTCGGCACTGTATTTGAGACCCCGCCCGGATTGTGAGAGCAGGTAATCGCACTCGATAACCGTATCAATGGCCGGGGCAAAGGTGCATGGACCATCCACCGTGCCCGGTGCTGCCAGATTGGCCATCCACACCCACGGCACAAAGCCCAGACCGTGATGGGTGCTGCGTGTGCCATCAAGCCGGGTGGGCAGGCCGGCATCGACACGCTGGGGCACATAAACATGGCAGTCCGCCCGGTCCCACACGCGCAGCCACCAGAAAATGGTGGCAGCGTCCCCTGCGGCGATGGGCCAGCCCTGGGCTGCCAGCGTGGCGCCCGTCACCTTGAAGCACTCGGTCACCGAGGCAAGGAGGCCCGCGCCATCCCATTGCGGGGTGAGGTAGCGGGTATCATGCACCTGCACGCGCAGGCGGCGTGCAACGGCTTCGATCAGCACGGCAACCGATCCGGTCGCCCCACGCGTAGCGGCATCAAGCATGAGGGCTGGCAGCGCGGTCTCCGCCCCGAACTGCGCCAGAATACCGGGCAGTGCGGGATCGGTGGCAACCGTGGCGGGCCAGTGACTGGCGCCAAACAGGAGCGATACTGCATCATCCACCACCGCGCGGCACATATTGGTACGCACCGACGGGCGGCGCTGGCCTAGGGGTATGTATTCCCCTGCCCCGTTATATTCGGTGCCAAACGGGTTGGGTATGGCATCATATTGCGTTCCTTCAAGCACGCGCGCGAGTGCAGCAAGCGCATGGGTCCGTGCGGGCAGGTCCGGGTCACGGGGGTATGTTCGCTTGAGTTCCTGCCAGTCCATGAATTGGTTATCTCCGGCATAGGGTGAAGCTGCGCTGTCATGTTTGCCCGTAAATGGAGCATGAACAGTATTCAGGCAGAAAACAGGATTTATAAAGGTGATCCCTGAAGTATTCAGGAATGTACTGGTCTGGCACGGTATCCAGCGCCACATGCGCCCAGGCTTTCTAGCGCCCGAGGTTGAAGCGCGTGGGGGCCCAGCGCGCGGGGGCGGCAGGCGGTGCGCACAGCATAAGGTCGGTCAGCGCCCAGACCAGCGCATCTGCCCGGTCGGGGGAATGGGGGCCATGGTAACCACTGGCTGAAAACTGACAGAGCTGTTCCTCGAGTTCCGGGTAAATGCCATGATGGGTCACGCGGCCCTGTTCGTATAACGCCGCCACCGGCTCGGCGCGTGCCGCCTTGCCCCGGCTGGCGGTGACCATGCGCAAAGCGGCATTCGGGTTCAGTCCGCGCAGGGTGGCCTCAACCAGTGCGCCGCCAAAATTGTGTTCGGCTACAATGCGCTCGGCTGCCCAGTCGGCCTGCGCCTGCAGGGCGGCCCGTGCCCAGCCCGCAGGCGTGTCGCGGCGCGACAGGTCGGCCAGCACATGGCCACACCCCGCACCATCCACCCCGCATACGATGATGCCAATTTCATCGGAGCGGGTATCTTCCGGCCCGGCGCAGCCTGAGGGGTCAACCGCCACCACGATCCGCCGCATCTGCGTGCCTATATGGCGGCGGGTTGCAGGTGTTATTGCAGCGTCACGGCGAAAATTCTCCAGTCGCCACAAGGCGCCATCGACAGCCTGCTGGTATTCTCCTTCCACAAAGCGCCTGCGTTCACGCTCCGGCAGGGCCGCGAGTTGCGCCAGATACTCTGCCGAGAGATTGGCCCGGTTACCCTCAGGGTTGAGCTGCATGGTGGCGTAGCACGCAGGGTCTGGCAGGGGCTGGCCCGATGAAGGCTCGATACCGGATTCAAACACGCGGTAAAGCCAGTGCGCGGTGGTGGGCGGATTGGCATCGATATATTCCTTCAGCGCCAGGGGTGATTTCTGCGCCAGCCTTGTAAGCAGCATGTTGCGCGCGCCATAAGCGACCTGACTGGCTTCGTTAAGGTAGACAGTGGCGAATTCCAGCCCCAGTATCTTTTCAGTCCGTTCCTCGTCATCCAGGCCGCCAAACATGATGAGTGAGCCATTGGGCAGTGTCACGCTCCAGTCGGTGCGCGAGAGTTGCCACGGCACGGCGGGAAAA
This is a stretch of genomic DNA from Komagataeibacter xylinus. It encodes these proteins:
- a CDS encoding portal protein, whose protein sequence is MDWQELKRTYPRDPDLPARTHALAALARVLEGTQYDAIPNPFGTEYNGAGEYIPLGQRRPSVRTNMCRAVVDDAVSLLFGASHWPATVATDPALPGILAQFGAETALPALMLDAATRGATGSVAVLIEAVARRLRVQVHDTRYLTPQWDGAGLLASVTECFKVTGATLAAQGWPIAAGDAATIFWWLRVWDRADCHVYVPQRVDAGLPTRLDGTRSTHHGLGFVPWVWMANLAAPGTVDGPCTFAPAIDTVIECDYLLSQSGRGLKYSADPRLVIRAGPDPYADGTPTSTGGASAALTLPLDGDAKLLEINGDAAGAMRDHYRELRASVMEQIHGNRAQADRLAAPTSGRAMEMLYQPLLWLVDRMRLSYGEYGLLALYRMVCAFSHVLEGGVHIGGQDYARLDATGLALQWPPYFADTAI
- a CDS encoding phage terminase large subunit, translated to MTQPFSLTPDQHAANRLLGGGATHILLRGGARSGKTFVLVRAVVIRALRAAGTRHGIFRHRFNALRATIVADTFPTVMRRCFPAVPWQLSRTDWSVTLPNGSLIMFGGLDDEERTEKILGLEFATVYLNEASQVAYGARNMLLTRLAQKSPLALKEYIDANPPTTAHWLYRVFESGIEPSSGQPLPDPACYATMQLNPEGNRANLSAEYLAQLAALPERERRRFVEGEYQQAVDGALWRLENFRRDAAITPATRRHIGTQMRRIVVAVDPSGCAGPEDTRSDEIGIIVCGVDGAGCGHVLADLSRRDTPAGWARAALQAQADWAAERIVAEHNFGGALVEATLRGLNPNAALRMVTASRGKAARAEPVAALYEQGRVTHHGIYPELEEQLCQFSASGYHGPHSPDRADALVWALTDLMLCAPPAAPARWAPTRFNLGR